Proteins co-encoded in one Jeotgalibacillus malaysiensis genomic window:
- a CDS encoding peptide ABC transporter permease: MVNVTADSNKSQEKTINMSPWAIARRKFLRNKLAMTSSFFLLTVIIVSFLAPYVTTADISKVNIMQMTLEPSSEHWLGTDKSGRDVFTRLLYGGRVSLIVGMSCTLLVVLFGTIVGSIAGFYGGFVDSALMRFTDFVLNFPFLVFVIVLGAIFREYVDGLTILIVVISILSWGGVARIVRSKILAEKENEYILAAVSIGCKPSKVIIKHLLPNVLSTIIVQSTILFATLIVAESGLSYLGFGVPATIPSWGNMLSASQESDVLANKPWIWMPPAIILTVTILSINFIGEGLKDAFNPKSQR; encoded by the coding sequence ATGGTTAATGTAACCGCAGATTCAAATAAGTCACAGGAAAAAACCATTAATATGTCTCCTTGGGCAATCGCCAGACGTAAGTTTTTGAGGAACAAACTTGCTATGACCAGCAGTTTTTTCCTGTTGACAGTAATTATCGTTTCATTTTTAGCACCATATGTTACAACTGCTGATATTTCAAAAGTTAATATCATGCAGATGACACTTGAACCGAGCAGTGAGCATTGGCTTGGTACAGATAAATCAGGACGTGACGTCTTTACACGCCTATTATACGGCGGACGTGTCTCACTGATCGTTGGTATGTCTTGTACACTGCTAGTTGTATTGTTCGGAACAATTGTAGGATCGATCGCAGGGTTTTATGGCGGGTTTGTTGATTCAGCGCTTATGCGTTTCACTGACTTTGTTCTTAACTTCCCATTCCTTGTATTCGTTATTGTACTTGGTGCGATCTTCCGTGAATATGTGGATGGTCTGACAATCCTGATTGTTGTAATCAGTATACTCAGCTGGGGAGGCGTGGCCCGTATCGTAAGAAGTAAAATTCTTGCTGAGAAGGAAAACGAATATATACTTGCTGCAGTATCGATCGGTTGTAAGCCATCAAAAGTGATTATTAAACATTTGTTACCTAACGTATTATCTACCATCATCGTTCAATCAACGATTCTATTTGCAACATTGATCGTTGCTGAATCAGGTCTTAGTTATCTGGGATTTGGTGTACCGGCAACAATCCCGAGCTGGGGCAACATGCTTTCTGCTTCTCAGGAATCAGATGTTCTTGCAAATAAGCCGTGGATCTGGATGCCACCGGCGATTATCCTGACAGTAACGATTCTTTCAATTAACTTTATCGGTGAAGGACTGAAGGATGCATTTAACCCTAAGTCTCAACGGTAA
- a CDS encoding peptide ABC transporter permease produces MLKYTIRRILGMIPMLLLISFVVFLLAKAMPGDSLSGEIDPNNTDPQYIEEMRERLGYNDPIPVQYFRWVGGFLEGDFGKSTRYKVPVADLVAERLPNTIFLGVSSLVITYILAFAMGIYAGRKPYTFGDNLIGGLNYLGLAIPSFIAAVFAIYFFSFNLGWIPYSGSVDPTLQPGTFDYWLSRLHHVIMPAIVLGALATASYTQFLRNDIIENSRKDFVRTARAKGTPTSKIYNVHIMRNSIIPLITFLGFDIATLISGAIITETIFTYPGIGQLFLNSVTNRDYPTLMIITMMLSALTLIGNLIADILYGVVDPRIRLD; encoded by the coding sequence ATGTTAAAGTATACAATTCGCCGTATTCTCGGCATGATTCCAATGCTTCTCCTTATCTCCTTCGTAGTGTTTCTCCTGGCGAAAGCAATGCCAGGAGATTCGCTAAGCGGGGAGATTGATCCGAACAACACAGACCCACAGTACATAGAAGAAATGCGTGAACGACTCGGTTATAACGATCCGATTCCGGTACAGTATTTCAGATGGGTTGGCGGATTTTTAGAAGGTGATTTTGGAAAATCAACACGATATAAAGTACCTGTAGCCGACTTAGTAGCAGAAAGACTTCCTAACACGATATTCTTAGGTGTTTCATCACTTGTAATTACGTATATTTTAGCCTTTGCAATGGGGATATATGCAGGAAGAAAACCTTATACGTTTGGTGATAATTTAATCGGTGGACTTAACTATCTTGGCCTGGCCATACCATCATTTATTGCCGCTGTATTTGCTATTTATTTCTTCTCCTTTAACCTTGGCTGGATCCCTTATTCAGGCTCAGTAGATCCAACCCTGCAGCCCGGTACCTTTGATTACTGGTTAAGCCGTCTTCATCACGTAATTATGCCGGCAATCGTTTTAGGAGCATTGGCAACTGCAAGTTATACGCAGTTTTTACGAAATGACATTATTGAAAACAGCAGAAAAGACTTTGTGCGTACAGCGCGTGCAAAAGGAACACCAACATCAAAGATATATAATGTTCATATCATGCGTAACTCAATTATCCCGCTTATTACATTTCTTGGCTTTGATATCGCAACACTCATCAGTGGTGCAATTATTACGGAGACAATCTTTACTTATCCGGGTATCGGTCAGCTGTTCTTAAACTCAGTTACCAACCGCGATTATCCAACACTGATGATTATTACAATGATGCTTTCAGCACTGACGCTAATCGGGAATCTGATTGCTGATATTTTGTATGGTGTTGTTGATCCAAGAATCCGTCTGGATTGA
- a CDS encoding oligopeptide-binding protein AppA precursor — MKKKSLLLMLTLLLVLSAFLAACSSDDSSSEPAESDNNTAEEGSDEGSEDEATGEAQPGGTLTYGVDSPPEGLFNWAFYGIVTDADILALFDENLIEFDENLAPQPNIASWETEDNKTFTFTFEQGVMWHDGVELTVNDWVFALETIAHPDYDGPRYANVQTIEGAPAFRDGEADSISGINVVDDYTIEITFDEARVNNLVNLWTYPMSRAQFEGIPVAEMSASEQVRTKPVGLGPFKVDSITPGEAVIMTKFEDYWKGEPMLDGINVQVIDNTTTVGALGNGDIDMMSLQPVNAAEVEELDNVEVVTYPGLSYYYIGFKLGTFNPETNEIVEDKDKYADVNLRKAMAHAIDRESWIDAFFFGYGSPVNGPVPSNHWIAADPSDLATYEYDPEKAKELLAEAGYEDTNGDGFVEDPNGEEFTAKFSHYDTGNPTFETRAQAIVQFWEAVGIKTELEMSEVNLYYDDIEKDADSIETFFGGWGTGADPDPTALWGSDQLWNYPRYKNEESDKLLADALDIEVVGDDQQARKDLYVEWQQMVAEDVPMIFIAELEEIVALSDRVQGVEYDVSGQNSPHEWSIAQ, encoded by the coding sequence ATGAAAAAGAAGTCACTATTGCTGATGCTTACTCTTCTTCTTGTACTATCTGCATTCCTTGCAGCATGTAGTTCAGATGACAGTTCAAGCGAACCGGCAGAATCAGACAATAACACAGCAGAAGAAGGTTCAGACGAAGGTTCTGAAGATGAAGCAACTGGCGAAGCACAACCTGGGGGAACGCTTACATATGGTGTAGACTCTCCACCGGAAGGTCTTTTCAACTGGGCATTTTACGGTATCGTAACTGATGCTGATATCCTTGCACTTTTCGATGAGAACCTGATCGAATTTGATGAGAACCTTGCACCACAGCCAAACATCGCAAGCTGGGAAACAGAAGATAACAAAACTTTCACATTCACTTTCGAGCAGGGAGTTATGTGGCATGATGGTGTTGAACTTACAGTAAATGACTGGGTTTTCGCACTAGAAACAATTGCACATCCGGACTATGATGGTCCTCGTTATGCAAACGTACAGACAATTGAAGGTGCTCCTGCATTCCGCGATGGCGAAGCAGACAGCATTTCTGGTATTAACGTAGTTGACGATTACACAATCGAAATCACATTTGACGAAGCACGTGTTAACAACCTTGTTAACCTTTGGACTTACCCAATGAGCCGTGCGCAATTTGAAGGTATTCCTGTAGCTGAAATGTCAGCTTCTGAGCAAGTACGTACGAAGCCGGTTGGTCTTGGACCATTCAAGGTTGACAGCATTACTCCTGGTGAAGCTGTAATCATGACGAAGTTCGAAGACTACTGGAAAGGTGAGCCAATGCTTGACGGAATCAACGTTCAGGTTATTGACAACACAACTACAGTTGGAGCACTTGGAAATGGCGATATCGACATGATGTCACTACAGCCGGTAAACGCTGCTGAAGTTGAAGAACTTGATAATGTTGAAGTAGTAACTTACCCAGGTCTTTCTTATTATTACATTGGTTTCAAGCTTGGAACATTCAATCCTGAAACAAATGAAATTGTTGAAGACAAAGATAAGTATGCAGATGTAAACCTGCGTAAAGCTATGGCACACGCAATTGACCGTGAATCTTGGATCGATGCATTCTTCTTCGGTTACGGTTCACCTGTAAACGGTCCTGTACCATCAAACCACTGGATCGCTGCAGACCCATCTGACCTTGCAACTTACGAATATGATCCTGAAAAAGCAAAAGAACTTCTTGCTGAAGCTGGATACGAAGATACAAACGGTGACGGATTTGTTGAAGATCCAAACGGAGAAGAATTTACTGCTAAGTTCTCTCACTACGATACTGGTAACCCGACATTTGAAACGCGTGCTCAGGCAATCGTTCAGTTCTGGGAAGCAGTAGGAATCAAGACTGAGCTTGAAATGTCAGAAGTTAACCTTTACTACGATGACATTGAAAAAGATGCTGATTCAATTGAAACATTCTTCGGTGGCTGGGGAACTGGCGCTGACCCGGATCCAACTGCACTTTGGGGATCTGACCAGCTTTGGAACTACCCACGTTACAAGAACGAAGAGTCTGACAAGCTTCTTGCTGACGCTCTAGATATCGAAGTTGTTGGAGACGACCAGCAGGCTCGTAAAGACCTTTATGTTGAATGGCAGCAAATGGTAGCTGAAGATGTACCAATGATCTTCATCGCTGAGCTTGAAGAAATCGTAGCACTTAGCGACCGCGTTCAGGGTGTTGAATATGACGTATCTGGTCAGAACAGCCCACACGAATGGTCTATCGCTCAATAA